The Hemiscyllium ocellatum isolate sHemOce1 chromosome 46, sHemOce1.pat.X.cur, whole genome shotgun sequence genome segment AAATACCTAGCTCCAGTTCGGCCCCACCCGTCTGATGCCAGGTACAGGCACTGCTGCCCAGGGGTTTGCGAGTGAACATGTCGCTGATGGCACGGGCCGGTCACTCACCTGCCCCAGAAACTGCTCGTCGGTCAGGGTCAGGATGTAGCTGATGGTGGACATCTCGTAGTCCAGGCAGAGGCGGGACAGCAGCAGGAGCAGGCCCGGGGGCGTGGCGCCCTTCTCGCCCACCGTCTCACAGAACTGGCGCGCCGTGTGGCACATGTACCTGATGAAGCTGACGATGAGGCCCTCGCGGACGCCCTGGCTGCAGAACTCCCCCTGTTGAGGCAGACAGTCCAGTCAGCAGAAAGCAACTGCACCCAGACTCAGAACAACACCGTCAAGATAGAACAAGGAGGAACTGCTCTCAAAGAacagcacgggaacaggccctccggcccactAGGCCAGCTCTGACACATGATACCTTTCCAAATGAGACTCCTGTTGCCTATGTCTTCCTGCcagttcatgtatctgtccaaatacctcttaaatgttgttatcaCATTAGGgcagcaccgtggctcagtggttagcactgctgcttcacaacaccagggacccaggttcgatcccaaccagagtttgcacattctccccatgtctgcgtggggtttcctgcccacagtccaaagatgtgcaggttagggtggattggccatgctaaactgtcccatagtgcccagggatgtgcaggttagggtggatggaccgtgctaaattgtcccatagtgcccagggatgtgcagattagggtggattggccgtgctaaattgtcccatagtgcccagggatgtgcaggttagggtggattggccatgctaaattacaccatagcaccctaacctgcacacctttgaactgtgggaggtaactgggACACCCGAAGGagacctcacacagacacagggagaatgtacagactccacccagacagtcgccccCGAGGGTGGGATCGTACCTGGCACAGAGAGGCTTACCACTGAGCCCCTGCgctgacttggcctccacaggtAGGACAGGATTCTTCAGGCTGACCACTGAATAACTGTCGCCTCACATCAATCCTAAAATGGTCTACCCCAAAGCCTGGATACTGCATTCCCTGCTCTGCACTCCCCCAACCAGGGCAAACACTCTCGCCGCACTTAGTCTGTCCAGCCCTTtctcattttatatatttcagtCAGACTCCCCCCTCTCATTCATTTCGACTCCAGTAATTACAGGCCCGAGCTGAACTAATCCCTCCCTGAGGAATAATTCTGACATCCCTGATAACAGCCACTGCAGCAGATCCACAGGAACACCCCTCCCCACGCCCCAACACGTTTCCCTCCGAGCCACTCCCCATCCCGATTTGGGAATATAAtcggccgttccttcagtgtcgctgggtcggAATCCTGGAatctctccctaagggcattgtgagtcacTTACATCCCAAGGAAGACAGCCATGCCCCTGGTGGGAAGCTGAACCACTTACGGATGGCCATGAAATGTTGGCCCACCCAATGACATCCGTGTCCCACTTATCTATTTGTTCCAACAGCAATAATGTGGGAGGGAGCTTttgaagagggagaggggagcgggGGGGAAGCGAGGGCGAGGGGAGCGGGGCGAGTGTGAGGGCGGGGGGAGCGTGAGGACAAAGGGGAGCGGGGGGGGGcatgaggacaagggggagcgGGGGGGGGCATGAGGACGAGGGGGAGCGGGGGGGGGCATGAGGACGAGGGGGAGCGGGCGGGGGCATGAGGACGAAGGGGAgcggggggagagtgaggacgAAGGGGAGCGGGGGGAGCGTGAGGGCGAGGGGAGTGCGGCAAGGCGAGGGCGAGGGGAGCGCGGCGAGGGCGAGGGGAGCGGCGGCGAGACAAGGGCGAGGGGAGCAGCGGGGGTGCGAGGTCGAGGGGAGTGCGGCGAGGGCGAGGGGAGTGCGGGGCCGGCGCGAGGGCGAGGGTGCGAGGTTGAGTGGAGCGGCGGGGGCGCGAGGAGTGCGGGGAGGCGAGGGCGAGGGCGGCGCTGGGGCGTGAGGACGAGGGGAGCAGGCCGAGGGGAGAATGAGGGTCGGAGGGTGGATGaggttcggggggggggggggaagaatgtGGGAAGGGGGAGGGTTAAAGGAGCAGGGCCCCAGCTCACCTTGAAGTAGGCCTTGCTGGAGAAGGTAACGTCCTTGGCGGTGAACAGGTGGACATAGGCCAGCACTGACTTGACCTGGTTGAGGATGGAGGCGGAGACAGAGGCCAGCAGCTCGGCCAAGTTGGCGCCGTCCTTGCCCAGGAGCCGCGGGGCAGCTAGCGACTGGCGCACGTCAGTCAGGCAGTCAGCGTAGAAGCTCTGCAGGGCCTGCAGGTACTGGCGGAGCCGCTCCTGGGCGGCACGCACCACGATCTCCGTGCCCTCGGCGGCCACCGTCCTCGAGCCGGGCAGCAGCTTGACCACGGCCTGCAGGCGCCGGTGGAAGCGGTCCAGACCGCGCACCAGCAGCGAGCTGTCCCCCACCCCTTTCTCCGCCCGGATGCGCCGCTCCACCAGGCCAAAGTAACGGCCCATCAGCCCGTCGACAAACTCCACCAGCTTGGCGCCGGCCATGCGCGCCACCTCCGAGCTGACCAGGCCCCCGGCCGCCGGACGATGGACGAACAGGTCCTGGTAGGAGGCGATGACAAGGCAGGTGTCCCCCACAAAGCCGTTGCAGCCCTTGTCGGTGAACTCCAGGATGTCGGAGAGGGGAGGCGAGGCCGCGGAGAGGGGGCCCGGTGGCTGCCCCAGCTCGGCCTCCAGCGCCAACAGGTCCTCCTCCAGCCGGGAGCGGGCGTGGGCGAGGAACTCATCGCACAGCTCCTCCGCCGGCTCACCCAACTGCAGTAACAGCTCCACACACTCAGCCAGCTCCTTGGCGCTGGAGCCGGTGTGTCTGCAGCAGAAACACAACACACAGGCGCAGAGTGTTCTtgtactcacacacccacacccctgagcacacactcacactcactcccgcgCACACGCGCACACGTACTCACACATGCTCACTGCCGCACGcgcactcactctcactccaggacacatgcacacaccccaaCACTGACTCCCCCTCGCGGACCCACGCGCACGCCCTCCCACACGCTCGCATGCACTCCCTCGCTCTCGCACCCCATGCTCCTGCCCTggggggggagggaatgtgagagaCCGTTCGAAAGATACAGCCTCAGACCTGTGAGGCTGGGTAAAGGGCGAGGGAGAAGCAGCAGAATAGACAGTCTCAAACTCTGTCACTGAGAAGAAAGGGCAGcaggtcaatccaccctaacctgcacatccctgggcactatgggacaatttagcacggccaatccaccctaacctgcacatccctgggtactatgggacaatttagcacgaccaatccaccctaacctgcacatccctgggcactatgggacaatttagcacggccaatccaccctaacctgcacatccctgggcactatgggacaatttagcacggacaatccaccctaacctgcacatccctgggcactatgggacaatttagcacggccaatccaccctaacctgcacatccctgggcactatgggacaatttagcacggccaatccaccctaacctgcacatccctggggcactatgggacaatttagcacggccaatccaccctaacctgcacatccctgggcactatgggacaatttagcacggccaatccaccctaacctgcacatccctggggcactatgggacaatttagcacggccaatccaccctaacctgcacatccctgggacactatgggacaatttagcacggccaatccaccctaacctgcacatccctgggcactacgggacaatttagcacggccaatccaccctaacctgcacatcttcagactgtgggaggaaaccggagcacccagagaaaaccccacgcagacatggggggagaatgtgcaaaccccacacagtcacctgagactggaatcgaacctgggtccctggtgctaagaggcatcaatgctaaccactgagacaccgtacCGCCCAAAGATGGGTGCAGAGGCAAATAGGTGAAGGTGAGGTAGGGGAGGGgaagaaagagagcgagagagcgcaaaATGGGCTACAGAGAAATGTCAGAGGTCAGAGGGTGACCGAGAAGCAGGATTTGAGGCAAACGCAGCGGCCGGGCAACCGAGGCCGGGGAGAGTGTTACCTGAACTTCTCCCGGAGTCTCTGTGCCAAGTCTGACATGATCTTCTGGCAGTCGTTCTGGATGCCATGGAATGACGCCATGTGCTGGTATTGGTGCAGCACCGAGCGGGCCTTGCTGTAATACCTCACGGCCTGGCCGTACGCCTCCAGCTCGATGCACTTATTCAGCCGGGCCGGCAGCTCAAACAGGAACTGCAGCTTCCTCAGCAACGTGTGCACACCTGAAAAGGGCAGAGAGGcacatccagcatggaaacagggcctttcaATCCAGCTCTGACCAACCGTCATTTAGACGTGAAACAttcgcttgctctctctccccactgacctgctgtgattgccAGCAGCTTTTTTTAACTttcagacccttcggaccaactcatccatgccgaccagatatcctaacctcatctagtcccattccccagcatttggcccatatccctctaaacccttcctattcctgtccccatccagatgcattttaaaatgttgtcattgtaccagcccccaccacttcctctggcagctcattccacacacataccacccttttgtgtgaaaaagttgaccctcaggtcccttttatatctttcccccctcaccttaaacctatgcccctctagttttggactcccctaccctgaggaaaagacttttgtctatttaccctatccatgcccctcatgattttataaacctctataaggtcacccctcagcctctgaccctccagcaaaaacagcaccaaagtattcagcctctccctctc includes the following:
- the vps51 gene encoding vacuolar protein sorting-associated protein 51 homolog, producing the protein MESEAEMVKHIRALDSDMQTLVYENYNKFISATDTIRKMKNDFKKMEDEMDCLATNMAAITEFSARISHTLQDQHQQITKLSGVHTLLRKLQFLFELPARLNKCIELEAYGQAVRYYSKARSVLHQYQHMASFHGIQNDCQKIMSDLAQRLREKFRHTGSSAKELAECVELLLQLGEPAEELCDEFLAHARSRLEEDLLALEAELGQPPGPLSAASPPLSDILEFTDKGCNGFVGDTCLVIASYQDLFVHRPAAGGLVSSEVARMAGAKLVEFVDGLMGRYFGLVERRIRAEKGVGDSSLLVRGLDRFHRRLQAVVKLLPGSRTVAAEGTEIVVRAAQERLRQYLQALQSFYADCLTDVRQSLAAPRLLGKDGANLAELLASVSASILNQVKSVLAYVHLFTAKDVTFSSKAYFKGEFCSQGVREGLIVSFIRYMCHTARQFCETVGEKGATPPGLLLLLSRLCLDYEMSTISYILTLTDEQFLGQDHSPVTLVTVLCADAREAAQKLLNHYVKVQGLNVSQMLRKSVETRDWLNTIEPRNVRAVMKRVVEDITSIDVQVGLLYEEGVRKAHSSDSSKRTFSVYSSSRQQARYAPSYTPSAPMDTNLLSNIQKLFSERIDIFSPVEFNKVSVLTGIIKISLKTFLECVRLRSFGRYGLQQIQVDCQYLQLYLWRFVSDENLVHFLLDEIVASTAHRCLDPVTMEQSVIEVICERG